The Deltaproteobacteria bacterium genome includes the window ACGGCTGCCCACAGTGATAGACTATATTGAAAAACAGGCCAGGAGAGAGATGGAGGTAGTCAAAGATATTCCGTTAAAAAGGAAAGACGGAAGGGTGTTGTATGCGGATGTTGCTTCTTCGTTGGTCTTTTTAAATGAAAGACCTTACCTGTTGGGTATCTTCAGGGATATTACCGATCGCAAAAAGATGGAGGAAGCCAGACGTTGGTCCGAGGAGAAATTCTCCAAGGCCTTCCGGGCCAGCCCCAACTGGATCTCCATCAGCCTCCTGGAAGACGGGCGCTACATCGAGGTTAATGATGCCTTTTCGAAGATCACCGGTTATACCAGGGAGGAGGCCATCGGCCGCACCTCGGTCGAGTTGGGCATCTGGGTCGATCCGGAAGAACGTCGGACTATGGTTCGGATGCTTATGGAATCGGGATCGGTCAGCGACCTGGAAGTCGGATTTCGCACCAAAGCCGGAGAGATTCTAACGGTTCAACGATCGGCCGAAAAAATTATCCTGGGGGAAGAAGTTTGCCTGATCTCCGTAAACCACGATATCACCCGGCACCGACATCTGGAAGAACAACTGCGTCAGTCCCAGAAAATGGAGGCCATCGGCCGATTGGCCGGGGGCATCGCCCATGATTTTAATAATATCCTGACCGCTATCCTGGGGTACAGCGATTTATTACTGCTCAATCTAAAACCTCGGGAACCGATGTATAACGAGATTGAAGAGATCCGGAAGGCCGGTCAGCGGGCCGCAGCCCTGACCCAACAACTATTGGCCTTTAGCCGCAAGCAGATTCTTAAACAAGTGCCTCTGAACCTTAACACCCTGGTGAACAACCTGAAAAATATGCTCCTGCGCATCATCGGAGAAGACATTGAACTGGTTACGGTTTTAGCTCCCGATCTGGGTCAGATAAAATCCGATTGGGGGCAGGTGGAGCAAGTAATCATGAACCTGGCCGTCAATGCCCGGGATGCCATGACCCACGGGGGCAAACTGGTTATCGAGACTGCCAATATCTATCTGGACCAAACTTTTGTCCATCAGCATCCGGGGTCAACTATGGGGTTTTCCGTGATGCTGACGGTAAGGGATACCGGGTGCGGGATGGAAACCGATGTCCTGCTCCATATCTTCGAGCCCTTTTTTACGACCAAGGAGCTTGGCAGGGGAACCGGGCTGGGTCTGTCTACGGTCTACGGGATTGTAAAGCAAAGCGGAGGCTATATTCTGGCTGAAAGCATTCCCGGAAAAGGATCAACCTTTAAGATTTTTTTCCCCAGGATTGATCAGGCTCAAGGGCCGGCGGACAGACAAGATTCTTCTCCTCTTTCCCCGGCAGAGTCGGGAGTCATCCTCGTTGTGGAGGACGATAACCTGGTCCGGGATCTGGTCCGAAAGATCCTGACCATGCACGGCCACCTGGTTTTGGAGGCCCAAAACGGGGAGGAGGCCATTCGGTTGTGCCAGGATTACGAGGGCCGGATTGACCTGCTGACCACGGATGTGGTTATGCCGGGTATGAACGGCCCGGAATTGTCCAGGCGGGTACTGGCCCTGCGGCCTGAGATGAAGGTGCTCTTTATGTCCGGTTATTCGGATAATCTCTTTCCCCAGTATGGGATCTTATATTCGGGAAAGAATTTCATCCAGAAACCCTTTGCTCCGAATGATTTGATCAATAAAATTCGAGAGATATTAAGTTAGTATCCATCCGGAAATTTTGAATTTCCGGATACCTTCACTAATGCTGGAGGACCGGTTCAAAGACCTAAATTTAGACAGTTTTGGCTATAAATTCATCCTCATTACTAAAAGATGGAACAAATTAAAAGAAAGAAAAAACAAAACCTTCGGCGGATCGTTGAATCGTTTAACCAAGAGGCTTCCTTGTTTGATAAAGGGGCCAGGATTCTAATCGGTGTTTCCGGCGGCCCGGATTCCATGGCCCTCCTTTCCCTGCTCTCCGAATTACGCCCCAAATGGAATCTGGACCTGACGGTCCTTTATTGCCATCATGGCCTGAGGGCCGCGGCTGATGAAGAAGAGGCTTTTGTCCGGAGCTGGGCTGAAAAGTGGGGTTGTATTTTTTTCAGCCGTAAACTGCCCGTCAGGGAATATCAAAGGAAAAGCGGGCGGTCGCTTCAAGAGGCGGCCCGGGAATTAAGATACCAGGCCTACGAAGACTTTGTAAAAAAAAAGAATATCGACCGGGTGGCCCTGGCCCATACGGCTAAT containing:
- a CDS encoding PAS domain S-box protein — encoded protein: RLPTVIDYIEKQARREMEVVKDIPLKRKDGRVLYADVASSLVFLNERPYLLGIFRDITDRKKMEEARRWSEEKFSKAFRASPNWISISLLEDGRYIEVNDAFSKITGYTREEAIGRTSVELGIWVDPEERRTMVRMLMESGSVSDLEVGFRTKAGEILTVQRSAEKIILGEEVCLISVNHDITRHRHLEEQLRQSQKMEAIGRLAGGIAHDFNNILTAILGYSDLLLLNLKPREPMYNEIEEIRKAGQRAAALTQQLLAFSRKQILKQVPLNLNTLVNNLKNMLLRIIGEDIELVTVLAPDLGQIKSDWGQVEQVIMNLAVNARDAMTHGGKLVIETANIYLDQTFVHQHPGSTMGFSVMLTVRDTGCGMETDVLLHIFEPFFTTKELGRGTGLGLSTVYGIVKQSGGYILAESIPGKGSTFKIFFPRIDQAQGPADRQDSSPLSPAESGVILVVEDDNLVRDLVRKILTMHGHLVLEAQNGEEAIRLCQDYEGRIDLLTTDVVMPGMNGPELSRRVLALRPEMKVLFMSGYSDNLFPQYGILYSGKNFIQKPFAPNDLINKIREILS